AAACAGCTCTGAACTGTGGAAGAGGGTTCGACGGCCACTGGTCCTCGTGACCGGTGTCGGTACCTACTGTGTGTTCGTCATCCCGCCGTCAACGACGAGCGATTCACCAGTTACGTAGTCCGAGAGGTCGCTTGCGAGATACAGCGCCGCGTCCGCAACGTCTTCAGGTTGACCCGCCCGGCGTGACGGGATTGCCTGCAAGAAGTCCGCTTCGGCATCTGTTCCCATGATTGGGTAGTCATCAGTCGTCATCGCCGTCTCGATCAGGCCCGGATGAATCGCGTTCACACGAACGCCATCGGGCCCCAGATTCGCCGCCATCGCATACGTGAACAGCCGCACAGCACCTTTTGTCCCACAGTAGGTGACGAACTCGCCCGACCCCTCAAGACCAGCGACCGACGAGAGGTTGATAATCTTGCCACCGTCGGCTTCGACCATCCGCTTTGCTGCCGCTTGCGCGCCGAAAAAGACACCTTTGACGTTGATGTCCATCATCCGGCCGAACTCGTCCTCGTCGACGTCGAGGAATTCCTCGCCGTGGAAGATTCCCGCGTTGTTCACCATTACGGTGACACCGCCGAACTCCTCAGCGGCCTCGACGGCCGATTCGAGGTCATCGACATTCGTGACGTCACACTCGACGAATGTCGCCTTCGCGTCCGTTTCGGCCTCGATCAGTTCGTGCGTTGGTTTCCCATCCTCTCGAGGCGACTCCTGGATGTCTGCGACGACGATGTCGGCTCCCTCTGAAGCGAACTGGCGTGCAATCGCGCGTCCGTTTCCGCTCGAACCACCCGTAACAACGGCTACGTCATCCGTGAGTAATGGAGACATTACACACGATATAGGCCACCAGAAGAGATAACGTTAGCGCGAGTGAGTCGGCCAGGAGTATAGACGGGAGCTGACAACAGCCACCCAAGACCGGCGGTTACTTCCCGCCCGCTCACCCAGTACCGGTATGTTCGACGAACTCATCGACAGCGGCGAGCTCCCGATCGCTCGCAAGTCTGTCCTCCCGGGCACCGGCTTCTTTCTCCCGGACGAACTCGAGGAGGACTTCGAAGACGAACAGACCCAGGCAGCACTCGAGGGTGCGGATGTCGCAGTCATCGCCGACTCCGACGCGGACGGCCTCGCCTGTGTCGCACTGATTCGTGAGGCGTACGACGACGTGCAGGTTGTGCCGGAGCCGGACGACGACACGGACACCGAGGACGCTGAAGGAACCGAAGAAACCGAAGAAACCGAAGCAATCGCCGCCGGCGACAACGGCGACAACCCACTCGAAGAACCCGAGCCAACACCACACTCCGTCGCGCTCGTCCCCGCCAGCCCGCACAACGTCGAGGACGCCCTCGCCCGCGTCGCGGAATTCGGCGACGACGGCATCGATCTCTTCGTCTGTGACCTCTGTCCCGACCGCTACGAGTACGTCGAGGACGAACTCGACGCCGCACTTGACACCGCCGACAGCGTCTCGTGGTACGACCATCACCAGTGGGGCGACGACGTGGCTGACGCGGTTCGCGATGCCGGTGTTGAACTCGTCGTCGGCGACTCCGACGAAGAGTGCAGCGCCGATGTCGTCTACCGGTCACTCGAGTACGAGTTCGATTCGATGTACGAGGAGCTCGCAGCGGTCACCCGGGATCACGACCTCTGGCTGCGCGAGGATCCGCGCAGCGACGATTTGGCGGATTACGCCTACTGGACGGATCCGGCGGAGTACGTCGAGGTCGTTCGCGAGTACGGCGTCGATCTGCCAGCGTGGGCCGAGGAGTTCATCGCCGAGCGGCGAATCGAGAAAGAGCAATTGATCGAGCAGGCGATCGGTCGCGCCGAGTTCCGCGAGATTGGCGATTACACGGTCGGGATCACCTACGGCCGATGTTCGCAGAACGAGGTGGCAGAGGCGATGCGCGAGGACGGTGCCGACGCCTCGGTGATCGTCAAGCCCGCGGGCTCGGCGTCGATCCGCGGCACGGACGAGTTCGACCGCTGTCACGAGGTCGCGGGGAAGGTAAACGGTGGCGGGCATCCGAAGGCGGCGGGCTGTAAGCCCGATATCTACAACGATATGCTCGACTACGCGAATCACTGGACCTCCCGCGGTGCGGTGACGAAGCAGGTGATTCTCACTGCGTTCCGAGATGTGGTTGAGTCAGAGCCCGAGTCCGAATCCGACGAGGCTGCAGACGACGAACACGAAGACGACGAAAGTGAGACTGACGCGAACGGCGACGCCTGAGACGAGCGGTATACAACTCTTCGCGCCCGGAATCCACTCTTCTATCCAGGGACACCGAAACTGACGCTGGTCGCTTCCCGTCACGTCACAATCTCATATCGGTTCGCCAGTAGTGGATCATAACGGACGCAGTTCCGAGGATCGAGAACGCGCCACCGATCACGCCGACTGCACTGGCCGCGAAGAACGGAACGATGAGCGCACCGATGACGCCGCCGCCGACCTGCAGCAGTTTCCCAAATTCAGTGAGCTCGACGGTTCGAATCTGAAAAATGTTCTCGTAGCGAAACGCTCGCTCGGGGTCGACGATACTGAGTCCGGCAAAGGCCCCGATGAGGCCGAAGATAACGCCGAAAACGACGTTGAGTACGGAGATGGTGGCGGACATATGAGTATAATCTAACAATTGTCTCAAGAACCTTTCTGTCTGTTGAGACTCGGTACGAGAACTTCGGCTGCTGAGAAACGATGTGAGAACCGCTAAAAGACTACTCCTGGGAGAGCACGTACCGCAACACCAGCTGCAGCACGTGGACGAAGACACCGGCCACGGCGATGTAGACGCCGATCGTCTGCAGGGTTGCCGAGGCGTCTCTGTTATCTCTGACCTGCCAGATCTCGTAGCCGAGGCGGAGCAGGAAGCCGAGGAAGATCAGCACGAAGCCAACGAGCAGCAACTCTGGTAGGACGAACGAACCGACGAGGATTACGAGAACGCCGCCGATGAACGAGAAGTTCGCGAATCGCCCCCAGTGCTCGAACGTCGCACTTCGCGCGTAGATGTAGCCGGAGATCAGCGCCGTCATCACGGCGACGACGACCGCAGTCAGGGCCAGAATCTCGACCTGCAAGACCTGCGGTGCCCGCGAGAGGACGCCAGCTCCGAAGATTCCGAACGCGAGTTGCAGGATGAGCATCCCGACGAACGCGATTCCCATATCGCCGCCCGTGACGCCGCGTTCGGCGATGAGT
The DNA window shown above is from Natrialba magadii ATCC 43099 and carries:
- a CDS encoding DHH family phosphoesterase; protein product: MFDELIDSGELPIARKSVLPGTGFFLPDELEEDFEDEQTQAALEGADVAVIADSDADGLACVALIREAYDDVQVVPEPDDDTDTEDAEGTEETEETEAIAAGDNGDNPLEEPEPTPHSVALVPASPHNVEDALARVAEFGDDGIDLFVCDLCPDRYEYVEDELDAALDTADSVSWYDHHQWGDDVADAVRDAGVELVVGDSDEECSADVVYRSLEYEFDSMYEELAAVTRDHDLWLREDPRSDDLADYAYWTDPAEYVEVVREYGVDLPAWAEEFIAERRIEKEQLIEQAIGRAEFREIGDYTVGITYGRCSQNEVAEAMREDGADASVIVKPAGSASIRGTDEFDRCHEVAGKVNGGGHPKAAGCKPDIYNDMLDYANHWTSRGAVTKQVILTAFRDVVESEPESESDEAADDEHEDDESETDANGDA
- a CDS encoding SDR family oxidoreductase codes for the protein MSPLLTDDVAVVTGGSSGNGRAIARQFASEGADIVVADIQESPREDGKPTHELIEAETDAKATFVECDVTNVDDLESAVEAAEEFGGVTVMVNNAGIFHGEEFLDVDEDEFGRMMDINVKGVFFGAQAAAKRMVEADGGKIINLSSVAGLEGSGEFVTYCGTKGAVRLFTYAMAANLGPDGVRVNAIHPGLIETAMTTDDYPIMGTDAEADFLQAIPSRRAGQPEDVADAALYLASDLSDYVTGESLVVDGGMTNTQ